From the genome of Nicotiana sylvestris chromosome 2, ASM39365v2, whole genome shotgun sequence, one region includes:
- the LOC104210089 gene encoding putative pentatricopeptide repeat-containing protein At5g43820 produces MLLARFLASRSTFLSISSLIPTFYHSFSSLPNSQSHETFSRNFDESLVLNQLSDLLPIRQTPSTEKPFSTDSSARNNHWEQVRVLDEFLTPEDKLRGIFLQKLQGKIAIDKALTSVDVELTVDLVASVVNRGNLDAASMVTFFSWAIKQQKIPINNDTYSIILKALGRRKFFAHMVEMLEDMRSRGIIPNLDTLYIVVDGFVRARRISKVVELFSRLEDYGLKCNTETLNVVLQCLCRRSHVGAASSLLVKMKAKVSFDVSTYNIVVGGWSRFGRVKEVERILKELVDDGFEANNLTYSYVLECLGRAGRIDESVEIFEGLEEKGCVLDAAIYNAMILNFISHGEIDESVKYYGRMLNTGCEPNADTYMKLISAFLKARRVADAIEMFDEMLSRGMIVTTGTLTSFLEPLCSYGPPHAALIIYKKARQAGCRISLTAYKLLLMRLSRFGKCGMLLNIWNEMQESGYSSDMQVYEYVINGLCNIGQLENAVLVMEEALQKGFYPSRLICSKLNNKLLASNKIEIAYKLFLKIKVARGNHNSQTYWRAKGWHF; encoded by the coding sequence ATGCTTCTCGCAAGATTCCTAGCTTCCAGATCCACTTTTCTGAGTATTTCCTCATTAATTCCTACATTTTATCACTCATTTTCATCACTACCAAATTCTCAATCACACGAAACATTCTCCAGAAATTTTGATGAATCTCTTGTTCTGAATCAGCTCTCCGACCTTTTACCCATCCGTCAGACCCCTTCAACCGAAAAGCCCTTTTCTACGGACTCCTCTGCTAGGAATAATCATTGGGAACAAGTTAGGGTTTTGGATGAGTTTTTAACTCCTGAAGATAAGTTACGGGGCATTTTCCTTCAGAAACTTCAGGGGAAAATTGCAATCGACAAGGCACTGACATCCGTTGACGTAGAATTAACTGTTGATTTGGTTGCTAGTGTAGTAAACAGAGGGAATTTAGATGCTGCATCAATGGTAACATTTTTCAGTTGGGCTATCAAACAGCAAAAAATACCTATTAATAATGATACTTACAGTATAATTCTTAAAGCATTAGGCAGGAGGAAGTTTTTCGCGCACATGGTTGAAATGTTGGAGGATATGAGGAGTCGAGGTATAATCCCTAATTTAGACACACTTTACATTGTGGTTGATGGCTTTGTTCGAGCTCGACGCATTTCAAAGGTTGTAGAATTGTTTAGTCGATTAGAGGACTATGGGTTGAAATGTAATACCGAGACACTTAATGTTGTTTTACAATGTTTATGTCGTAGATCACATGTAGGTGCTGCGAGTTCTTTGCTTGTGAAAATGAAAGCGAAAGTCTCATTTGATGTTTCGACATATAATATTGTCGTTGGTGGGTGGTCGAGGTTTGGAAGAGTTAAGGAAGTTGAGAGGATCTTGAAAGAATTGGTGGATGATGGATTTGAGGCCAATAATTTGACTTACAGTTATGTTCTTGAATGTTTAGGGAGAGCTGGTCGAATTGATGAATCTGTTGAGATTTTTGAGGGGTTGGAGGAAAAAGGGTGTGTGCTTGATGCTGCGATCTACAATGCaatgattttgaattttatttcaCATGGTGAAATTGATGAATCTGTGAAATATTATGGGAGGATGTTAAATACGGGTTGTGAGCCAAATGCCGATACATATATGAAACTAATATCTGCTTTTCTCAAAGCTAGAAGAGTAGCCGATGCCATTGAAATGTTCGATGAAATGTTAAGCCGGGGGATGATTGTTACTACAGGGACTTTAACCTCTTTTCTTGAGCCTTTATGTAGCTATGGTCCCCCCCATGCAGCTTTGATTATTTATAAGAAGGCGAGACAAGCTGGATGTAGGATATCCTTGACTGCATATAAGTTGCTGCTTATGCGGCTTTCTAGGTTTGGGAAATGTGGTATGTTGTTAAATATCTGGAATGAGATGCAAGAAAGTGGTTATTCTTCTGATATGCAAGTTTATGAGTATGTCATCAATGGGCTTTGTAACATAGGGCAGCTTGAAAATGCTGTTCTGGTGATGGAGGAAGCTTTACAGAAAGGATTTTACCCTAGCAGGCTTATTTGTAGCAAATTAAATAACAAGCTACTAGCTTCAAATAAAATAGAGATTGCATACAAGCTTTTTCTAAAGATAAAAGTTGCACGTGGAAACCATAATTCGCAAACATACTGGCGTGCTAAAGGGTGGCATTTCTAA